A single region of the Mustela lutreola isolate mMusLut2 chromosome 2, mMusLut2.pri, whole genome shotgun sequence genome encodes:
- the HPS3 gene encoding BLOC-2 complex member HPS3 isoform X3: MVQLYNLHPFGSQQVVPCKLEPERFCGGGRDALFVAAGCKVEAFAVTGQELCQPRCAFSTLGRVLCLAYSEAGDYLATIEEKNKATFLRAYVNWRSKRTENCRVCIRMVGHNVEAPFSETYKDQMSIVEMPLSEAPLCISCCPVKGDLLVGCSNKLVLFSLKYQIINEEFSILDFERSLIIHIDNIIPVEISFCVGYVALMSDLEVLILKLESDPKNGESVNHQPHKTNNSMKQTEDVNNETLQLESDDFVICQKPMELLGEKSSQSGISVTLESTGLADEKTNYYHVQHLLYKRFAPDISSYVFSDDIKLHSLQLLPIYQTGSLTSDRKNLSQEKELLSLFCFFSLPHVGYLYMVVKSVELMSVYQYPEKSQQAVLTPQFLHVIASNNLQCFTVRCSAAAAREEDPYVDTTLKACPPVSMDVCALRIQLFIGLKAICHFKNHLILLTKADPEAVPERRESPKRLLSRKGTSGKLKTPPVAEAGWNLYIVDTISPVQLYKEMVDYSNTYKTAKTQSCIHLLSEAHLLVRAALMDANNLEPGEKAELLEAFKESCGHLGDCYSRLDTQYSHLALPYYKMSGLSMAEVLARADWLLEDGSQKYERGLIFYLNHSLYENLDEELSEELAAKVVQMFHVAEPKQLPHILCSPSMKNINPLTAISHLSKLDTSGFSSILVALTKAAMALKMGDLDMHRNEMKSHPEMKLVCGFILEPRLLIQQRKGQIVPTELAAHLKDTQPGLLVASVLGLQKNNKIGVEEADSFFKSLICGPSFDIASIIPFLEPLSEDTIAGLSVHVLCQTRLKEYEQCIDTLLERCPEAIIPYANHELKEENRTLWWKKLLPELCHRIKCGGEKGQLYLSSLKETLSVAAVELELRDFLNVLPEDGTAAFFLPYLLYCSRKKSLT, encoded by the exons GAGACTATTTGGCAACAattgaggagaaaaacaaagctacTTTTCTACGTGCCTATGTGAACTGGAGAAGTAAAAGGACTGAAAACTGTCGCGTGTGTATCCGAATGGTTGGACACAATGTGGAGGCACCTTTCAGTGAAACCTACAAAGACCAGATGTCTATCGTTGAAATGCCGCTTTCTGAGGCCCCCTTGTGCATCTCCTGTTGTCCAGTGAAAGGAGACCTTCTTGTTGGTTGCTCCAATAAGTTAGTCTTATTTAGTTTGAAGTATCAGATCATTAATGAAGAATTCTCAATATTGGACTTTGAACGTTCTTTAATTATACACATAGATAATATCATTCCtgttgaaatttctttttgtgttgGTTATGTTGCTCTCATGTCAGACTTAGAAGTCTTAATACTAAAACTGGAGTCAGACCCTAAAAATGGAGAGAGTGTTAACCACCAGCCACATAAGACCAACAATTCAATGAAACAGACAGAAG atgtcAACAATGAAACTTTGCAGCTTGAGTCAGATGACTTTGTTATCTGTCAAAAGCCCATGGAACTTCTCGGGGAAAAAAGTAGCCAATCTGGAATATCTGTTACACTGGAGTCCACTGGATTAGCTGATGAAAAAACAAACTATTACCATGTTCAGCATCTGCTCTATAA ACGTTTTGCTCCTGATATTTCCTCCTATGTCTTTTCTGATGACATCAAGTTACATTCACTTCAGCTGCTACCCATTTACCAAACAG GTTCCCTTACTTCTGATAGAAAAAATTTGTCTCAGGAAAAAGAGTTGCTGagtctcttctgtttcttctcattACCTCACGTGGGCTATCTCTACATGGTTGTCAAATCTGTTGAATTAATGTCAGTTTACCAGTATCCTGAGAAGTCTCAGCAGGCAGTGCTTACACCACAATTTTTGCATGTCATCGCAAG CAACAACCTACAGTGTTTCACAGTGCGGTGCAGTGCGGCAGCAGCTCGTGAGGAGGATCCATACGTGGACACCACCCTGAAG GCTTGCCCACCTGTCAGTATGGATGTCTGTGCTTTAAGAATACAGCTTTTCATAGGCTTGAAAGCCATCTGTCACTTTAAAAACCACCTCATACTTTTGACCAAGGCAGACCCTGAGGCTGTTCCAGAAAGAAGAGAATCACCTAAGAGGCTTCT ttCTAGAAAAGGAACCAGTGGTAAGCTTAAAACACCTCCTGTAGCTGAGGCTGGGTGGAATTTGTATATTGTGGATACGATCTCACCAGTGCAACTGTACAAAGAAATG gtagACTACAGTAATACCTATAAGACTGCAAAAACCCAGAGCTGTATCCACCTTCTTAGCGAGGCTCACCTGTTAGTGAGGGCTGCCTTGATGGATGCCAATAATTTGGAACCTGGAGAAAAAGCGGAGCTCTTGGAAGCATTTAAAGAAAGCTGTGGGCACCTTGGAGACTGCTACAGCAG GCTTGATACCCAGTATTCCCACCTCGCCTTACCATATTATAAGATGTCTGGTTTGTCTATGGCTGAAGTTTTAGCCCGAGCAGACTGGCTACTAGAGGATGGATCACAGAAATACGAGAGGGGACTAATCTTTTACCTTAATCATTCACTTTATGAAAACCTGGATGAAGAATTAAGTGAA GAATTAGCAGCAAAAGTGGTCCAGATGTTCCATGTAGCTGAGCCAAAGCAACTGCCCCATATTCTCTGTAGTCCTTCTATGAAGAATATTAACCCTTTAACTGCCATAAGCCATCTAAGCAAGCTGGATACTTCTGGGTTTTCATCGATCTTAGTGGCATTGACCAAAGCAGCAATGGCTCTGAAAATGGGAGATCTTGACATGCACAGAAACGAAATGAAAAGCCATCCAGAG ATGAAGTTGGTGTGTGGCTTCATTCTGGAACCCCGGCTATTGATTCAACAGAGAAAGGGACAGATTGTTCCAACCGAGCTTGCAGCACACTTGAAGGACACTCAGCCTGGCCTGCTTGTGGCTTCAGTCCTGGGCTTACAGAAGAACAACAAAATTGGAGttgaagaagcagattccttctTTAAG tcTCTTATATGTGGTCCTTCATTTGACATAGCTTCCATTATTCCATTCCTGGAGCCACTCTCAGAAGACACTATCGCTGGCCTCAGTGTCCATGTCCTGTGTCAGACGCGTTTGAAAGAGTATGAACAGTGTATAGACACATTGTTAGAAAGATGCCCGGAGGCGATCATTCCATATGCTAATCATGAACTGAAAGAAGAGAATCGG ACCTTGTGGTGGAAAAAACTGCTGCCTGAACTTTGTCATAGAATAAAATGTGGCGGAGAGAAAGGTCAGCTTTACCTGTCATCGTTAAAAg AAACATTGTCAGTTGCTGCTGTGGAGCTAGAACTACGAGATTTCCTGAATGTCCTCCCAGAAGATGGCACTGCAGCGTTTTTCTTGCCTTATCTTCTTTATTGCAGTCGAAAGAAATCATTGACTTGA